The genomic window TTCTTTGCATCAGCCAGTTTACACTAATTGCCGATTATAAAAAAGGCAACCGCCCGTCCTTCATCAAAGCGGCAAAACCGGATAAAGCGGTTCCTTTATTCGATTATTTTAAAGAAGAAATTTCAAAATCCGGACTGAAGACCGAAAGCGGAATCTTCGGTGCTGATATGAAAGTTTCGTTAATTAATGACGGTCCGGTTACCATTGTGATGGATTCCGTTACAAAAGCTTAAATTCGCAAAAAATATATTTATATTCAACAATGAAAAAAACCTTAATTACCTTGGTTCTTCTTACAGGAGTAAACCTTGCATTTGCCCAGAAATCGTACACCGACGAACAGAAAGCTTCTTATTATATCGGTCTTGATATTGCCCAGAATATGAAAAGACAGGGCTTCCCGGCAGATGCCGAACTGCTGGCGCAGGGAATCAAAGATGCATTAGCGGATAAGCCTACGCTTTTCCCGAAAGAAGAGATGGGAACCTTCCTGCAGGGCTTTATGCAGAAGCAGAATGAGAAAAAACAGGCGGAAGCAAAAGTAAAAGCTGAGGAAAATAAGAAGAAAGGAGCTGATTTTCTTGCCAAAAACAAACTGAACAAAAACATAAAAACTACAGCAAGCGGCCTGCAGTATGAAGTTTTAAAGGAAGGTGACGGAAAAACAAAACCTACCGCCTCAAGTACAGCAAATGTATTGTACACCGGAAAATTAATGGACGGAACCGTATTCGACTCTACTGATAAAAACGGAGGAAAGCCGATTGAACTGAATCTTTCAGGAGTAATTCCGGGATGGACAGAAGGGATGCAGCTGATGAGCAAAGGGGCAAAATACAGATTCTATATTCCTGCAAACCTGGCTTACGGAGACAATGGTGCCGGAAACGTGATCCCTCCGGGAGCGACTCTTATTTTTGATATCGAACTGGTGGATTTTAAATAAATAATCCTCAACCCATGATACATCAAAAGCGCCTTTCAAAATATTTGAAGGGCGCTTTTTTTAAATAAACTTTTATAAAAAATTAATTAGCAGGCACACTGTTGAAATTCAGTGCTACCCTAAGGGTCATATCTGAGCTTGTCTGATTTCTCAATTCATATACCGTTCTTACGGTAACTCCTGTACTTTTCACCACATTATCTAGGAATCCTGTATTTTCAAGATCAAGAGTAATGCTTGATGCATCAGTGGAAATATTGGATCTTGATGCAACCAGCTGCTCTCCCGTTCCGTTTGATGAAATGTATACTTTAATCGATTTAAAAGCGTTAAGTGTTCCGCCCGCAGGTGAAGCTACCGATACTTTCGCATCCGAAATCCTAACGTCTTTGATTTTCGCATCATTGTTTCCTCCGAACCAAGTCTGGATATTGGAAGCGGTTGCCGTGGAAGAAACTTCCTTATCAGCAGGAACGCCGGTAGAAATCAGTACGTTTGCCGTATAAGGAAATGTATTCTGAACCAACGACTGCACGGTGCCGCAACTTACCAAAGCTGCTGAGGCCACTGCCGCTGTCAAAAATATATTTTTCATAATGATAAATTTTAAATTTGTCTTTGCAGAAATTATACCAAATTGAAAATTACTCCACACTCACGGTAAAACTTCCTTTGGTATTGCCGGAAGCCATATTGCTTTTCCCGACAATCAGCCATACTTCACCTTTCCCTTTGATATCATAGGTAATTTCTCTTCCGAAAGGTCCGTCGTAATCTCCGTTTGGCAGCTTGATCTGGTTAAAACGGATGTTGAAATCTTTTACATCGGTTGAGATTTTTGCTTTAAGGGTAGATTGGTTCACATTGGTAATCTTGAGGATAAATTCCTGATCGTCCTTTGTAAACTCTTCGCCTAATTTAAAAGGAAGCTGTGCAGCATCGGCAGTCCGGATAATCTGCCCGTCTTTTACATTCCTCATCACCCCTTTGCTTAAAACCTCTTTCGTTTTAGGCGCATTATTGATAATGGAATCCTTCATTTTTACAGCTGCGGAATCTGCTTTTTCTACCGGAGATGGCTGTTCCGAAACCACCGTAGAATCCGTACTTTTCGTTTCCTGGATTTTCGGTTCTTTTTTACAGGAAATGATCATCAGTGGGATGAGCAATAAGGATTTTTTCATAATACATCTTTTTTAAAATTAAACCTTCCGGCTTTTTGAAAATACTTTGAAGCGAAAATTGTTCCAACCGAATAGTTAAACCCATTTTTACTTTTAGATTATTTCTGATTAAACTAACGGTTATTTTATGGTAGAGTCTGATAATATAAGACTTTAGAAAGGAACTTTTCGTTTTGCTGTAATTTCACCTGTTCCGAATTTAAAATTTCTGATTTCAACCGGTGATCATTCTTTTCTTCCGCATATTTCAGCAATTGCTTTTCATTAAAATTTATCTGCGTACGATGGTAATTTAAGTCAAAATCCTTACGCTTCCTGTTTTCTTCGGTAATGATCCCGCCCCAGTTGATATAGCTGCAGATCAGGACAGCACCGTAAACATACCAGGCCATTGTGTTGAAAAGAAAGGCATTTCTTTTTCTGAATTGTATTTTAACCATTGTAAGAACAAGACCGATTAAGGAAAGAATCAGGAACGCATAAACGCCGAGCCTTTTGTACGTGCATCCATAATTAATGATGTATTCCGAGTTTTTTACCATTGCGGAAATAACGAGAACGGCATTCAGAACCATCCAGATCCCGGCCAATATTTTCATGAAACCTGCTTTCGGATCAAAATTAAAATTGGATTTAAAATAAAACATAATGACCAGAATTGACATCACGATAGACAGGATAACCGCATTTACCCGTTCATGGGTTTCTTCCGAAAGCCGTACAGGGGTCTTGACCGCCTCATAAAACTGTTCGTAATTATAAGTAATGATGAAAAATATCAACAGGACATTTAACGCGAATAAGGATACAACACCGCTCATCCTTTCAGCATCAAGATCGAGAAAGGAATATGTCGGCTTCTGAATAACCCTTTGTTTAAAATCGTTCTCCAGCATCCGGTTGTTTTTGTAAATAAATCTCTCCACCGCAAAGTTCCAGTAATTGAACGCAATGAAAAATCCCAAAACGATCATGGCTATGAGTTGCCAAAAATTAAGATCCAGTTCCACATCTGTAAAAAGACTGGCAAAATGATCACTTCCCGCTGCGTAAATGCCGAAAAATACAGAAACCAAAATGAGTGGGATCAGTACGAAAGCGAGGGTCTTCTGCCATAATCCGGGAACATTTCTTTTCGGAAGCCATTTATCAAAATTTAAAATCCGGAAAAGTGAAGTAAAGAAGTTGATAACGAAAACCGGAATCAGCAATAGGATCTTCATCCTTCGGTTCCTAGACCGATAGCTCAGCAGAAGAAGAGAGCCTGCCACTGCCAGAAAGGATGGAAAATCGCCATACCAGGCAAAGGCAAAACTGGAAAGAATGCTCGTTGCAAAAAGGAAGATAAAGGTTTTGGTTTTATTCCTTTTAGGGG from Chryseobacterium sp. SORGH_AS_0447 includes these protein-coding regions:
- the dtd gene encoding D-aminoacyl-tRNA deacylase encodes the protein MKVVVQRVSEASVKVDGQTVGEIGKGLMLLIGINENDEKSDADWLVQKILNLRIFGDEDDKLNLSVQDVKGEILCISQFTLIADYKKGNRPSFIKAAKPDKAVPLFDYFKEEISKSGLKTESGIFGADMKVSLINDGPVTIVMDSVTKA
- a CDS encoding FKBP-type peptidyl-prolyl cis-trans isomerase, translating into MKKTLITLVLLTGVNLAFAQKSYTDEQKASYYIGLDIAQNMKRQGFPADAELLAQGIKDALADKPTLFPKEEMGTFLQGFMQKQNEKKQAEAKVKAEENKKKGADFLAKNKLNKNIKTTASGLQYEVLKEGDGKTKPTASSTANVLYTGKLMDGTVFDSTDKNGGKPIELNLSGVIPGWTEGMQLMSKGAKYRFYIPANLAYGDNGAGNVIPPGATLIFDIELVDFK
- a CDS encoding DUF4153 domain-containing protein, with protein sequence MKTHHYIFLTTILFVILFYDQNVGLNLGIIGLVYAFLTFFRTPKRNKTKTFIFLFATSILSSFAFAWYGDFPSFLAVAGSLLLLSYRSRNRRMKILLLIPVFVINFFTSLFRILNFDKWLPKRNVPGLWQKTLAFVLIPLILVSVFFGIYAAGSDHFASLFTDVELDLNFWQLIAMIVLGFFIAFNYWNFAVERFIYKNNRMLENDFKQRVIQKPTYSFLDLDAERMSGVVSLFALNVLLIFFIITYNYEQFYEAVKTPVRLSEETHERVNAVILSIVMSILVIMFYFKSNFNFDPKAGFMKILAGIWMVLNAVLVISAMVKNSEYIINYGCTYKRLGVYAFLILSLIGLVLTMVKIQFRKRNAFLFNTMAWYVYGAVLICSYINWGGIITEENRKRKDFDLNYHRTQINFNEKQLLKYAEEKNDHRLKSEILNSEQVKLQQNEKFLSKVLYYQTLP